In a single window of the Dreissena polymorpha isolate Duluth1 chromosome 3, UMN_Dpol_1.0, whole genome shotgun sequence genome:
- the LOC127871718 gene encoding phosphatidylinositol N-acetylglucosaminyltransferase subunit H-like translates to MTFLFSHNEMLVKDYGKQGTEIIFTKGKPTTAVITLLSFFSFAMWNCIHYHQYTLLQNCVLLAVILTTLYAIIYCLRIVHKESLLIISSIGITSTRCCLLGVSHKYFDVHHVEDIVIVEAVSMHQVIFELVVIQKTNTSDVTSPKIYPLFLDFQPKLADLLTIYRQAQEKLRTMEER, encoded by the exons ATGACATTTCTCTTCAGTCATAATGAAATGCTTGTTAAAGATTATGGAAAGCAAGGCACTGAAATTATTTTCACAAAAGGGAAACCTACAACTGCAGTGATAACTCTCCTGTCTTTCTTTAGTTTTGCAATGTGGAACTGTATCCATTATCATCAGTATACTTTATTGCAG aattgtGTATTGCTGGCTGTGATATTGACCACACTTTATGCCATAATTTACTGCCTCAGGATAGTACACAAAG AATCTCTGCTGATAATCTCTTCTATTGGTATTACTTCCACTCGATGTTGTCTACTTGGAGTCTCCCACAAATACTTTGATGTTCACCACGTGGAGGATATAGTCATAGTTGAAGCAGTATCTATG CATCAAGTTATCTTTGAGCTGGTGGTCATTCAAAAGACGAACACTTCAGATGTTACATCACCTAAAATTTACCCATTATTTTTG GATTTTCAACCCAAACTGGCAGATCTGCTCACCATATACAGACAAGCTCAAGAAAAATTGAGGACCATGGAAGAAAGATga